GTCTAACCCTATCCGCATCGCGGCCGTCATTTTGAAAAATCACGACGGCGAGATCTTAAGCGTGCGTAAGGCTGGGACCTCGGCATTCATGTTGCCCGGTGGCAAATTAGAACCCGGGGAAGATCCCATGTCAACGGCGATTCGAGAGATCTCCGAAGAACTACACCTCGAGCTCATCGCCGACGAGTTGGATCACCTCGGCCGGTTTTCTGCGCCCGCAGCCAATGAAGCTGGACGCGACGTCGATTGCGATGTCTTTGTCTCTGCACAGCGCCTTGATCGTGTGCCTGAAGTATTTGAGGAAATTGAAGAAGCAGCGTACTTCCCAGCTGATTCCACCTCAACCGATCTTGCCCCACTTAGCCTTGCGATCTTCCCGATGCTTTAAACCACAAACACCAACAGCGGGATTGCCGTACACAACATGAGCACACCAATGAGGATGATGAAAAACCTCAACGTGGCATCCCTGCGGGCGGTGAGCCTGCGAACATTGGTGGAGTCTTCCCGATGCACCAGCAAGGGAATAATTGCGCCCTTTGTGGTGATTGGCCTCGGGGTGGATCTGGGCAGCACACCGAAAACCTCGTGGTCATCGAGTTGGAATCGGTATTGTAAGAGGTAGCGATCGTCTTCAACCGGCAAGAATCCGGTCACCTCTGCATTAACTTTGATGGCATTCGATTTAAAGCGTCGGTCTCGAAGGTGAAAATACAAGCCGACGCCAATGCAGACTACTCCCAATGCGAGGACAATCAGCAGGGAGACAAGCATGCCTTAGAAACTACCAAAAGCCCATCCATTAGACAGCGGAGCAGTGTAAACCTGAGGAGCTGGGATATAGGTTGGGTAGAGCGTCGCATCCACTAATGGTGCTGGTGATCCCGCCATGGGAGCGAATTCAATGCCAGTTTGACGAGAAATCCACTCTATGTGCTCAGCGACAGGAACATACCAACCTACGGTGCCGTCTTGTCCGGTCGTGTCACTTGCCGTGGACATGCTGAGTACGCCCGCCAATTGACCATTGATGTACAGCGGTCCACCGGAATCACCGGGCATGAGACGGCCCTGAGTGATGTTGCCTTCCAGCATGATCGCGGTGCGATCCGGGCTTGGAACATTAACTACTCGGCGGGTGATTTGAACATTAGCCTCTTGAGCCACAGCTTGGCGCTGGGAAACATACCCACCCCAACCAGAAGCAATGCCGGATTCACCGTTTTGCACGTGAGCTCCGTAGAAATTCACAAAGGTGGGGTTCGGGCTAGCCAGCTGGATGAGGGCAAGATCAGCATTGGGGTTGATGATCGCCTGCGAAATCGCCTGGTAGGCGCTTGACGTGCTCGAACCGACAGCGACTCCGCCTGTGTTTTGTCCTTCAGGTACACAGTGGCGGGCGGTGAGAACCCACGATGGGGAAATCATCGTGCCGGAGCACGACGTGTTGCCAATCTGCACGCGGACAAGAGCTTGAGCCGTTGCAGAGCTTGTGGACACGGAGCGTCCATCTGCCATAGCCTGCGCTGGGGTTGCTCCCATGACTGGGGAAGCAGCAACTGCCAGGGCTGCAAGTACTGACAGGGCTTTAGCTTTTAAGGACGCGCGCGACATAACCAACAGTCTAGAGGGTTAGCTATAAAATGTCGTCCACAACATCAATTGAGGGGCGCGCAATGCGCGCGCCTTTCTCCGTCACCACAAT
The window above is part of the Corynebacterium deserti GIMN1.010 genome. Proteins encoded here:
- a CDS encoding trypsin-like serine protease, whose translation is MSRASLKAKALSVLAALAVAASPVMGATPAQAMADGRSVSTSSATAQALVRVQIGNTSCSGTMISPSWVLTARHCVPEGQNTGGVAVGSSTSSAYQAISQAIINPNADLALIQLASPNPTFVNFYGAHVQNGESGIASGWGGYVSQRQAVAQEANVQITRRVVNVPSPDRTAIMLEGNITQGRLMPGDSGGPLYINGQLAGVLSMSTASDTTGQDGTVGWYVPVAEHIEWISRQTGIEFAPMAGSPAPLVDATLYPTYIPAPQVYTAPLSNGWAFGSF
- a CDS encoding NUDIX hydrolase, with the protein product MDPRGCSLSPSNPIRIAAVILKNHDGEILSVRKAGTSAFMLPGGKLEPGEDPMSTAIREISEELHLELIADELDHLGRFSAPAANEAGRDVDCDVFVSAQRLDRVPEVFEEIEEAAYFPADSTSTDLAPLSLAIFPML